From a single Mycolicibacterium mengxianglii genomic region:
- a CDS encoding SDR family NAD(P)-dependent oxidoreductase: protein MISWTTNLPDTVVVTGTSSGIGLQCAVSLTEQGVHVIGVDAQASPVDLAGLGNYLHVKGSVTEEGTWDRVVAELHDRPGALGFLSVAGVLEAGLLENDELSTWRRIWEINVLGTVLGLKKLLPALHSAEYAAVVALTSVVAHFADQQLAAYSSSKSALTGAIRTIALDYARSGIRFNMLAPGPTKAGLFERHLSSTKDPDAFLQAREARHPLGRILEASEIANAAMYLLSLESSALFAATVLADGGLTAGFDFQAAEVMADSAR from the coding sequence ATGATCAGTTGGACAACGAACCTCCCCGATACGGTTGTCGTGACGGGCACCTCGAGCGGCATCGGCCTGCAGTGCGCAGTGTCGTTGACCGAACAGGGAGTCCACGTCATCGGCGTCGACGCACAGGCCTCGCCGGTTGACTTGGCCGGCCTCGGCAACTATCTCCATGTGAAAGGCAGTGTCACAGAGGAGGGCACATGGGATCGGGTCGTCGCCGAGCTCCATGACAGGCCTGGAGCACTGGGCTTCCTCAGTGTGGCCGGCGTATTGGAGGCCGGTCTGCTCGAGAATGACGAACTGTCGACATGGCGTCGAATCTGGGAGATCAACGTCCTGGGCACGGTACTGGGTCTGAAGAAGCTGCTTCCTGCGCTCCATTCCGCGGAGTATGCCGCGGTGGTGGCCCTGACCAGCGTCGTCGCGCACTTCGCCGACCAGCAACTGGCGGCCTATTCGTCATCAAAATCGGCGCTCACAGGAGCCATCCGCACCATTGCGTTGGATTACGCCCGCAGCGGCATTCGGTTCAACATGCTGGCCCCTGGACCCACGAAGGCAGGGTTGTTCGAGCGTCACCTGTCATCAACCAAGGATCCGGACGCGTTCCTTCAGGCCCGCGAAGCCCGGCACCCGCTGGGACGCATTTTGGAGGCCTCCGAGATCGCCAATGCGGCAATGTATCTGCTTTCCCTGGAGTCGTCAGCGCTCTTCGCCGCCACCGTCCTCGCCGACGGTGGTCTCACCGCCGGGTTCGACTTCCAGGCAGCAGAGGTGATGGCCGACAGTGCCCGGTGA